The following are from one region of the Serinus canaria isolate serCan28SL12 chromosome 8, serCan2020, whole genome shotgun sequence genome:
- the PRG4 gene encoding LOW QUALITY PROTEIN: proteoglycan 4 (The sequence of the model RefSeq protein was modified relative to this genomic sequence to represent the inferred CDS: inserted 3 bases in 3 codons; deleted 1 base in 1 codon): MMSYLKVMIIWNILCLSLVVLSLSLIPEVSSQATSCEGRCFEAFERGRECDCDADCERYGKCCPDYAKHCKEAHTEKPTPETPPENKSTSKRSSTDDEESPEEAVEDPEIQVTTPAPTTEPAETTPEATEEPATEAEPVTPDTAEDVTLDATEEPLTEMDVTDLPPTQDPTPDATEAAATDTEPPTSPTPEETTPEETTTPPPEETTPEEPTTPPPEETTPEEPTTPPPEETTTPAPEETTPEEQTTPPPEETTPEEPTTPPPEETTTPAPEEQTTPPPEETTTPPPEEPTTPPPEETQTPEEPTTPPPEETTPEEPTTPPPEETTPPPEETTTPAPEETTTPAPEETTPEEPTTPPPEEPTTPPPEETTPPPEESTTPAPEETTPEEPTTPAPEETTPEEPTTPPPEEPTTPAPEEPTTPAPEETTSPPEETTPEEPTTPPPEETTPPPEETTPEEPTTPAPEETTPEEPTTPAPEETTPEEPTTPAPEETTPPPEETTPPPEETTPEEPTTPAPEETTPEEPTTPAPEETTPEEPTTPAPEETTPPPEETTPEEPTTPAPEETTPEEPTTPAPEETTPEETTTPPPEETTPEEPTTPPPEESTPEEPTTPPPEEPTTPTPEETTPEEPTTPAPEETTPEEPTTPAPEETTTPPPEETTPEEPTTPPPEEPTAPAPEEPTTPAPEETTTPPPPEEPTTPPPEEPTPEEPTTPAPEETTPEEPTTPAPEETTPEEPTTPAPEETTPEEPTTPAPDETTPEELTTPKAEETTPEEPTTPKPEETTPEEPTTPKPEETTPEEPTTPKPEETTPEEPTTPKPEETTPEEPTTPNPNETTPEEPTTPKPEETTPEDQLPPKRHPREPTTPKPEETTPEEPTTPNQEXTPEEPTTPKPEETTPEDPTTPKPEETTPEEPTTPKPEETTPEEPTTPKPEETTPEEPTTPNQRRQPQRSRQLPTEETTPEEPTTPKPEETTPEEPTTPKPEETTPEEPTTPKPEEXTPEEPTTPKPEETTPEEPTTPKPEETTPEEPTTPKPEETTPEEPTTPKPEETTPEEPTTPKPEETTPEEPTTPKPEETTPEEPTTPKPEETTPEEPTTPKPEETTPEEPTTPKPEETTPEEPTTPKPEETTPEEPTTPKPEETTPEEPTTPKPEETTPEEPTTPXPEETTPEEPTTPKPEETTPEEPTTPKPEETTPEEPTTPKPEATTPEEPTTPKPEATTPEEPTTPKPEETTPEEPTTPKPEATTPEELTTLADSPTTPKPEETTPEEPTTKADSPTSTPKPEETTPEEPTTKADSPTTPKAEDADSPTIPAAPEASKATASPSSAAPTTVGKDSPTTGAGTMLSDTTVENKETTTPKKDRTTLLKDIFTAATGKDTVTVAMVTTAKPGDSPKGMDDIPNTAPTAKEPVTAAAESETTSTDTKTAIPAATAPLPSSTVLVTTVNEDSTPQPSEAVTPNEKESTTDTEQAGPAADKESPGATCVIVEMTTAGKKEETTIKEIGTTPEKEMEDVTEKAPGTAKEEVTTVTKETTTRDKKDTIEEMYLVSNGTSKPTIHFQEITEATEEPHPIEPETPPAKEPEINKPLIEVGDLPMFPGETPEKNDEKDLCSGKPADGMVALPNGTLAVFRGHYYWLLNGRSPPTTNPRRISDGWGIPSPIDSVFSRCNCDGKTFFIKGPLYWRFTNGVMDNGYPKPLATGFAGLSGRIVATLPVARYNNRPESVYFIKRDGNMQQYVYRQEPAKKCQRRARVTIRYPAFVPRVVIRRRFQRAVRMPTVIRTVRINPHASGVLRKEIQMTTYWRGLPKVVHSTLSVPNQNKPDGYDYYAFSYNRYYSLDVGKRIARPVTALTGKTVTKDWYNCPSK; encoded by the exons ATCCTGAAATCCAAGTAACTACTCCTGCCCCAACAACAGAACCTGCAGAGACAACCCCTGAGGCCACAGAGGAACCAGCGACTGAAGCTGAGCCTGTCACTCCAGATACAGCAGAAGATGTGACCCTTGATGCCACAGAGGAGCCACTGACTGAAATGGATGTGACCGACCTGCCCCCAACACAAGACCCAACCCCTGACGCCACCGAGGCAGCAGCAACTGACACTGAGCCTCCCACCAGCCCCACGCCTGAAGAGACAACCCCAGAGGAGACAACAACACCCCCACCAGAGGAGACAACCCCAGAGGAGCCAACAACACCACCACCAGAGGAGACAACCCCTGAGGAGCCAACAACACCACCACCAGAGGAGACAACAACACCAGCACCAGAGGAGACAACCCCAGAGGAGCAAACAACACCACCACCAGAGGAGACAACCCCTGAGGAGCCAACAACACCACCACCAGAGGAGACAACAACACCAGCACCAGAGGAGCAAACAACACCACCACCAGAGGAGACAACAACACCACCACCAGAGGAGCCAACAACACCACCACCAGAGGAGACA CAAACCCCAGAGGAGCCAACAACACCACCACCAGAGGAGACAACCCCTGAGGAGCCAACAACACCACCACCAGAGGAGACAACCCCCCCACCAGAGGAGACAACAACACCAGCACCAGAGGAGACAACAACACCAGCCCCAGAGGAGACAACCCCAGAGGAGCCAACAACACCACCACCAGAAGAGCCAACAACACCCCCACCAGAGGAGACAACCCCCCCACCAGAGGAGTCAACAACACCAGCCCCGGAGGAGACAACCCCAGAGGAGCCGACAACACCAGCCCCAGAGGAGACAACCCCAGAGGAGCCGACAACCCCACCACCAGAGGAGCCAAcaaccccagccccagaggagcCAACAACACCAGCCCCAGAGGAGACAACCTCCCCACCAGAGGAGACAACCCCCGAGGAACCAACAACACCACCACCAGAGGAGACAACCCCCCCACCAGAGGAGACAACCCCAGAGGAGCCAACAACACCAGCCCCAGAGGAGACAACCCCAGAAGAACCAACAACACCAGCACCAGAGGAGACAACCCCAGAGGAGCCAACAACACCAGCCCCAGAGGAGACAACCCCCCCACCAGAGGAGACAACCCCCCCACCAGAGGAGACAACCCCAGAGGAGCCAACAACACCAGCCCCAGAGGAGACAACCCCAGAAGAACCAACAACACCAGCACCAGAGGAGACAACCCCAGAGGAGCCAACAACACCAGCCCCAGAGGAGACAACCCCCCCACCAGAGGAGACAACCCCTGAGGAGCCAACAACACCAGCCCCAGAGGAGACAACCCCTGAGGAGCCGACAACACCAGCCCCAGAGGAGACAACCCCAGAGGAGACAACAACACCACCACCAGAGGAGACAACCCCAGAGGAGCCAACAACACCACCACCAGAGGAGTCAACCCCAGAAGAACCAACAACACCACCACCAGAGGAGCCAACAACACCAACACCAGAGGAGACAACCCCTGAGGAGCCAACAACACCAGCCCCAGAGGAGACAACCCCAGAGGAGCCAACAACACCAGCCCCAGAGGAGACAACAACACCACCACCAGAGGAGACAACCCCAGAGGAGCCAACAACCCCCCCACCAGAGGAGCcaacagccccagccccagaggagcCAACAACACCAGCCCCAGAGGAGAcaacaacaccaccaccaccagagGAGCCTACAACACCACCACCAGAGGAGCCAACCCCAGAAGAACCAACAACACCAGCACCAGAGGAGACGACCCCAGAAGAACCAACAACACCAGCACCAGAGGAGACGACCCCAGAAGAACCAACAACACCAGCACCAGAGGAGACGACCCCAGAAGAACCAACAACACCAGCACCAGACGAGACGACCCCAGAGGAGCTGACAACGCCCAAAGCTGAAGAGACAACCCCAGAGGAGCCGACAACTCCCAAACCAGAAGAGACAACCCCAGAGGAGCCGACAACTCCCAAACCAGAAGAGACAACCCCAGAGGAGCCGACAACTCCCAAACCAGAAGAGACAACCCCAGAGGAGCCGACAACTCCCAAACCTGAAGAGACAACCCCAGAGGAGCCGACAACTCCCaa TCCCAACGAGACAACCCCAGAGGAGCCGACAACTCCCAAACCTGAAGAGACAACCCCAGAGGACCAACTCCCACCGAAGAGACACCCCAGAGAGCCGACAACTCCCAAACCTGAAGAGACAACCCCAGAGGAGCCGACAACTCCCAACCAAG ACACCCCAGAGGAGCCGACAACTCCCAAACCAGAAGAGACAACCCCAGAGGATCCGACAACTCCCAAACCAGAAGAGACAACCCCAGAGGAGCCGACAACTCCCAAACCAGAAGAGACAACCCCAGAGGAGCCGACAACTCCCAAACCAGAAGAGACAACCCCAGAGGAGCCGACAACTCCCAACCAGAGGAGACAACCCCAGAGGAGCCGACAACTCCCAACCGAAGAGACAACCCCAGAGGAGCCGACAACTCCCAAACCAGAGGAGACAACCCCAGAGGAGCCGACAACTCCCAAACCAGAGGAGACAACCCCAGAGGAGCCGACAACTCCCAAACCTGAAG ACACCCCAGAGGAGCCGACAACTCCCAAACCAGAGGAGACAACCCCAGAGGAGCCGACAACTCCCAAACCTGAAGAGACAACCCCAGAGGAGCCGACAACTCCCAAACCTGAAGAGACAACCCCAGAGGAGCCGACAACTCCCAAACCTGAAGAGACAACCCCAGAGGAGCCGACAACTCCCAAACCAGAAGAGACAACCCCAGAGGAGCCGACAACTCCCAAACCAGAGGAGACAACCCCAGAGGAGCCGACAACTCCCAAACCAGAAGAGACAACCCCAGAGGAGCCGACAACTCCCAAACCTGAAGAGACAACCCCAGAGGAGCCGACAACTCCCAAACCAGAGGAGACAACCCCAGAGGAGCCGACAACTCCCAAACCTGAAGAGACAACCCCAGAGGAGCCGACAACTCCCAAACCAGAAGAGACAACCCCAGAGGAGCCGACAACTCCCAAACCTGAAGAGACAACCCCAGAGGAGCCGACAACTC AACCAGAAGAGACAACCCCAGAGGAGCCGACAACTCCCAAACCAGAAGAGACAACCCCAGAGGAGCCGACAACTCCCAAACCCGAAGAGACAACCCCAGAGGAGCCGACAACTCCCAAACCAGAAGCGACAACCCCAGAGGAGCCGACAACTCCCAAACCAGAAGCGACAACCCCAGAGGAGCCGACAACTCCCAAACCTGAAGAGACAACCCCAGAGGAGCCGACAACTCCCAAACCAGAAGCGAcaaccccagaggagctgaCCACCTTGGCAGACTCTCCCACCACCCCCAAACCTGAAGAAACAACCCCAGAAGAGCCAACAACCAAGGCAGACTCTCCTACCAGCACCCCTAAACCTGAAGAAACAACCCCAGAAGAACCTACAACCAAGGCAGACTCTCCCACCACCCCTAAAGCAGAGGATGCCGACTCTCCaaccatccctgcagcccctgaggcCAGTAAAGCCACGGCTTCTCCTAGCAGTGCTGCACCCACAACAGTTGGGAAAGACTCCCCCACAACTGGGGCAGGCACGATGCTTTCAGATACCACAGTGGAGAACAAGGAGACAACCACACCAAAGAAAGACAGAACTACTCTGCTTAAAGACATTTTCACAGCTGCAACTGGGAAAGACACAGTTACTGTTGCTATGGTGACAACAGCTAAACCAGGAGATTCTCCTAAAGGTATGGATGACATTCCAAACACAGCTCCTACAGCCAAGGaacctgtcactgcagcagctgaatcAGAAACAACTTCTACAGACACCAAGACTGCAAtaccagcagccacagctcccttgCCCAGTTCCACTGTGTTGGTAACAACCGTCAATGAAGATTCAACTCCTCAGCCCAGTGAGGCTGTAACACCAAATGAAAAAGAGTCAACTACAGACACTGAGcaggctgggccagcagcagacaaagaaagCCCAGGTGCTACCTGTGTTATTGTGGAGATGACAACAGCTggtaaaaaagaggaaacaaccATTAAAGAAATAGGCACCAcacctgaaaaagaaatggaagatgTCACTGAAAAggcccctggcactgccaaagAAGAGGTAACTACAGTTACCAAAGAAACCACAACAAGGGATAAAAAGGACACAATAGAAGAAATGTATCTTGTGTCTAATGGGACATCCAAGCCAACAATACATTTCCAGGAGATCACTGAGGCCACAGAAGAGCCTCATCCAATTGAACCTGAAACTCCGCCAGCAAAAGAGCCTGAGATAAACAAGCCTTTAATAGAAGTTGGGGACCTGCCAATGTTCCCTGGAGAAACACCAG AGAAGAACGACGAGAAGGACCTGTGCAGCGGCAAGCCAGCGGACGGCATGGTGGCCCTGCCCAATGGCACCCTGGCTGTCTTCCGAG GTCACTATTACTGGCTGCTGAACGGCCGGAGCCCGCCGACCACCAACCCCCGCCGGATCAGCGACGGCTGGGGCATCCCCTCGCCCATCGACTCCGTCTTCTCCAGGTGTAACTGCGATGGGAAAACCTTCTTCATCAAG GGTCCCCTGTACTGGCGTTTCACTAATGGTGTTATGGATAATGGCTATCCCAAACCTCTTGCGACTGGATTTGCAGGGTTAAGTGGGAGAATAGTAGCAACCCTCCCTGTGGCAAGATACAACAACAGACCAGAATCTGTTTATTTTATCAAAAGAG ATGGGAACATGCAGCAGTACGTGTACAGACAAGAACCAGCCAAGAAGTGTCAAAGAAGAGCCCGGGTCACCATCAGATACCCAGCCTTTGTCCCCAGAGTTGTCATCCGGCGGCGCTTCCAGCGTGCTGTGCGAATGCCGACCGTCATCCGCACCGTCAGGATCAACCCCCACGCCTCAG GAGTTCTGCGCAAGGAAATCCAAATGACAACGTACTGGAGAGGGCTCCCCAAGGTTGTCCACTCAACTCTCTCTGTGCCCAACCAGAACAAGCCTGATGGCTACGACTACTATGCCTTCTCTTACA ATCGGTACTACAGTTTGGATGTTGGCAAAAGAATAGCACGGCCTGTAACTGCTCTCACAGGAAAGACTGTAACCAAAGACTGGTACAACTGTCCCAGCAAGTGA